TCAAGGTCGACGGCGAGGACTACCTGCTGCTTCGTGCCGATGACATCTACGCCATCATCGAGGACTAAGCCGGTCGCACCCGTTCTGCGAAACCATACTTTGGAGGATTAAGAAATGGCTAAGGACATTCTTTTCGGCACTGACGCCCGTGCCAAGCTCGCCAAGGGCGTGAACACCCTTGCCGACGCGGTGACCACCACGATGGGACCCAAGGGTCGCTACGTGGCCCTGCAGCGCTCCTACGGTGCACCCACGATTACCAACGACGGCGTCTCCGTCGCCAAGGAGATCGAGCTCAAGGATCCCATCGAGAACATGGGTGCCCAGCTGGTGAAGGAGGTCGCCACCAAGACCAACGACGCCGTGGGTGACGGCACCACCACCGCCACGCTCCTGGCCCAGGTCATCGTCAACGAGGGCCTGCGCAACGTGGCTGCGGGTGCCAACCCCATCGCCATTCGTCGCGGCGTGGACAAGGCCGTCGATGCCGTCGTGAACGAGATGAAGAAGTCCGCCCAGGACGTCTCCACCAAGAAGCAGATCGCCTCCGTGGGCACCATCTCTGCCTCCGACCCCGCGATTGGGGCCAAGATTTCCGATGCCATGGACATCGTGGGCAAGGACGGCGTCATCACCGTCGAGGACTCCCAGACCTTTGGCATCGACATCGACACCGTCGAGGGCATGCAGTTCGACAAGGGCTACATCTCCCCGTACTTCTCGACCAACAACGAGAGCATGGTCGCCGAGCTCGACTCGCCCTACATTCTCATGACCGACCAGAAGATCTCCAACATCCAGGACATCCTGCCCATCCTTGAGGCCGTTCAGAAGCAGGGCGCACCTCTGCTCCTCATTGCCGAGGACGTGGACGGCGAGGCTCTGGCCACGCTGATTCTGAACAAGCTCCGCGGCGTGCTCAACGTCTGCGCCGTCAAGGCTCCCGGCTACGGCGATCGTCGCAAGCGCATGCTCGAGGACATCGCCGTGCTGACCGGCGGCCAGGTCGCCATGAAGGAGCTTGGCATCAACCTCACCGACGTCACCGCCGAGATGCTCGGCCGCGCGAAGTCCGTCAAGGTCACCAAGGACGACACCACCATCGTAGGCGGCTCGGGCTCCAAGGACGCCATCGAGGAGCGCATCGGCCAGATCAAGGCCGAGATTGACAACACCACCTCCGACTTCGACCGCGAGAAGCTCCAGGAGCGTCTCGCCAAGCTCTCCGGCGGCGTTGCCGTCATCAAGGTCGGCGCTGCCACCGAGGTCGAGCTTAAGGAGATCAAGCACCGCATCGAGGATGCGCTGCAGGCCACGCGCGCGGCCGTCGAGGAGGGCATCGTCGCCGGCGGCGGCGTCGCGTTCCTGACCGCCTCCAAGGCGCTCGACGGCGTCCAGACCGTCGACGCCGACGAGAAGATCGGCGTGGAGATCATTCGCAAGGCGCTTGAGGCTCCCGTCAAGACCATCGCCAACAACGCGGGCTACGAGGGCTCCGTCGTGGCCGAGAAGATTAAGGGCCTGCCTGAGGGCCAGGGCCTCGACTCCGCGTCCGGTGAGTACGGCGACATGATCGAGATGGGCGTTCTCGACCCCGTCAAGGTCGCGCGCGTCACGCTCCAGAACGCCGCCTCCGTGGCGTCTCTCATCCTCATCACCGAGGCCACCATCACTGACGAACCCAAGGACACCACCATCGAAGAGGCTATCTCAGCGGCGGCTGCCCAGGGCGGCCAGGGTGGCGGCGGCATGTACTAAGGTACTAAGGCCAAGGCTCACCTAGCCGGGTATGCCCCCGGCCTTCCCACGAGAAGCGCGCTTTGCGCAGCTTCTTCTCGGAAGGCCGGGGGCGTTTTTCTGCGTGATGTGCCTGGACCCTTGGCCCATCGAGTGCGCGAAAGCCCGTTGTGGCTCTGAGAAGGCGCTCACGAATTCGGCCCTGGGGCACGGCGGCAAGACGATTGCGCAGGAATCGGGGGCTGGGGCACGTCACAAGGGGCGGTACGTGCCCCAGCCCCCGATTCATGAGCGGTTGGCCGTGATGCGCTTCTCGTTTACAAAAAGAGCCCGGAACCGCAAGGCGGCTCCGGGCTCGGTACGTACTCGATCGAACGAAGACCTATGCGCAGAGAGCCCTGGTGATGCTCGCTGCGGCAGTCTTGCCGGCGCCCATGGCCAGGATGACCGTGGCCGCACCGGTGACGATGTCACCGCCGGCCCAGATGCGCGGGTCGGACGTGCGGCCGTCCTCGTCGGCGAGGATGTAGCCCCACTTGTTGAGCTTGATGTCGCCAATCATCTTGGCGAACGGGTTGGCGTTGGTGCCGATGGCGGAGATGGCCACGTCGCAGGGAATCTCCTCGATGGCACCCTCGATGGGCACCGGGCGCCTGCGACCGGACGCATCGGGCGCGCCGAGCTCCATCTTTTGGACGCGCACGGCGCAGACGCAGCCGTCCTCGCCCTTGACGAACTCGAGCGGGGAGACGAGCGGCATGACCTCGACGCCCTCGGCCTTGGCGTGGTGCAGCTCGGCGCGACGGGCGGGCATCTCCTCCTCGGAGCGGCGATACGCGATGACGGCGCGCTCGGCGCCCAGGCGCTTGGCGGTGCGCACGGCGTCCATGGCCACGTTGCCGCCGCCAAAGACCACGACGTTCGTGCCGTGCTTGGTGGGCGTGTCGTAGGTGGGGAACTTGTTGGCCTTCATCAGGTTCACGCGGGTGAGGTACTCGTTCGCGAAGAAGACGTTGGGCAGGTTCTCTCCCGGCACGTTCAAGAACTTGGGCAGACCGGCGCCCGTGGCCACGTAGATGGCGTCGTAGCCGGCCTCGAAGAGCTCCTCGGCATCCGTGATGCGACCCACGACGCTGTTGAACTCGAACTTGACGCCCAGCTCCTCGAGGCCGTCGATCTCGCGCTTGACGACCGCCTTGGGAAGACGGAACTCGGGGATGCCGTAGACGAGCACGCCGCCGCCGGTGAAGAAGGCCTCGAAGACCGTCACGTCAAAGCCGTTGCGCGCGAGCTCGCCTGCGCAGGCGATGCCGGAGGGGCCGGAGCCCACGACGGCGACCTTCTTGCCGTTCTTGGGGGCCATCTGGGGCTTGGAGGCCAGGTCGGGCTGGTCGCCCAGGAAGCGCTCCAGCTGGCCGATGGCCACGGGGTCGCCCTTCTTGCCGCGGATGCACTTGCCCTCGCACTGGTTCTCCTGGGGGCAGACGCGACCGCAGATGGCCGGCAGCATCGACTCCTCGCGGATGACGTCGAGCCCGCCGCCGAAGTCCTCGTCGCGAATCTTCTCGATGAACTTGGGGATGTTGATGTTGACGGGGCAGCCGTCGACGCAGAGGGGCTTCTTGCAGTCCAGGCAGCGATCCGCCTCGGCGAGCGCCATCTCCTTGGTGAATCCCTTGTCGACCGAGCGGAAGTCGCAGGCGCGCTCGGCGGCCGGCTCCTCGTTGTCTGCGGTGCGCGGGGACTTCATGTTGGGAACAAAGCGACCGTTTATCTGTGGCATGCGCAGTTCGCCTCCTCATAGGCCTTGAGGGCCTGGCCCTCCTCGGTACGGTATGCGGCCTGACGGGCGCGCAGGTCGTTCCAGTCGACCTTGGTGGCGTCGAAGTCGGGGCCGTCGACGCAGGCGAACTTCGTCACGCCGTCGACCTCGACGCGGCAGCAGCCGCACATGCCCGTGCCGTCGACCATGATGGGGTTGAGCGACGCGGTGATGGGGGTCCCGTACTTCTCGGCCGTGAGGGCGGAGAACTTCATCATGGGCACGGGGCCCACGCAGAAGACGTGGTCGACGGCCTTGGCCTCGAGCAGTCGCTCGAGCGGCGCGGTGACGACGCCCTTCTCGCCATAGGAGCCGTCGTCTGTGGTGATGTGAACGTGATCGTCGTCGAGGACCTCGCGGAACTGGTCCTCGAGCAGGAGCAGGTCCTTGGTGCGGGCTCCCATGATGGCATGGACCTCGTGGCCCGTGGCCTTGAGCTGGCGCGCGACGGGAAAGGCGATGGCAAGGCCCACGCCGCCGCCGATGACGGCCCACGTGCCCTCGCTCATCTCGGTCGGGCGGCCCAGGGGACCGGTGACGTCGGTGAGGTAGTCCCCCTCCTCAAAGGAGGAGAGCATCTCGGTCGTCTTGCCGATCACCATGAAGATGAACTCGACCCAACCCTCCTCGGCGTTCCAGTCCGCGAACGTGAACGGGACGCGCTCGCCCGTCTCGTTGGCGCGAATCATGAGGAACTGGCCGGCGTGAGCGTGCTTGGCCATGCCGGGTGCCTCGATGCGGAACTTGAACACCTTCTCCGAGAACTGTGTCTTATCGAGGATCTTGTACATTAACCGAACTCCTCTCCTGCCTCACATGCCCATGCCAAAGGCCCGCCCACTCCCCCCGAAGCGGTTGCGGCAGCGTGACCAAACGGCATTCTACATAGCAAATTATACGCTCACGCCCGCATATTTCTTTGGGGCCAGACGAGAAGATCAGAACTTATCTGAGGGGGGTCCCGTGGTGAGAAGGTCCTGCGTTACGTCGCAGGCGCGCGCGACCGCGGCCTCGAAGTCGGCGAGAAAGTCGCCCTTGAGCTCGCGCAGGACGTAGTCGGCCACGCCCATGCGCCCGGGCGGCCGTCCGATGCCCAGCTGCACGCGAACGAAGTCGCGGCTGCCCAGCTTGTCGGCAATCGAGCGCAGGCCGTTATGGGCGTTGAGGCCTCCCCCCACCTTCACGCGCACCTCGCCGGTCGCGAGGTCGACCTCGTCGTGGATGACCAGAATCTGCCCCGGCATGACGCGATGGGCGCGCGCGAGCTTGGAGAGGGGCCCCCCGCTCGTGTTCATGTAGCTCATCGGCTTGGCGAGAAGGACCGTGCGCACCTCGCCGTCCGCGTCTTTCCAGTCGAGCGCGGCGACCTGCGCGCCCGCCTCGCTCTTCCAGTAGCGCACGGCATGACGCTGGGCCAGGGCGTCCACCACGGCAAAGCCGGCGTTGTGGCGCGTGTGCGCGTACGCGGCGTCGGGGTTGCCGAGACCGCAGACGATCATGAGGGGGCGGCTCTGGGACATGGGGCCTCTCTTGCGGGCGGCGTGCTCGTAATGGGAAAAGGGGCCGCCCGAAGGCGGCCCCTGACGCGCGAACTAGAGGTTGAGGTTGCCGCCGAAGATCTCGGAGACGGATTTGCGCAGGTAGACGCTGTTGATGGCCTCGGCGAGCTCGTTGGCGACCGAGATCATCTTGATCTTGGAGCCGGGCTTGTTGGCCTCGTCGCACGGGATGATGTCGGTGACCACGCACTCCTCGATGGGGGCGTTTTGCAGGCGCTCGAGCGCCTCGCCGGAGAAGATGCCGTGGGTGGCGGAGACGTAGATGTCGCCGGCGCCCATGTCCTTGAGCTTGCAGACCGACCCGCACAGGGTGCCCGCCGTGTCAATCATGTCGTCGTTGACGATGCAGGTCTTGCCCTTGATGTCGCCGATGATGCCCATGACCTCGGACGTGTTGTGTCGGGGACGGCTCTTGTGGGCGATGGCCACCTCGCAGCCCAGGTAGTCGGAGAGCTTCTTGGCGGCCTTGGCGCGACCCATGTCCGGGGAGACCACGACGGTGTTGTCCCAGTCGAAGCCCTTCCCCTTGAAGTAGTCCCCCAGGAGGTAGAGGGCCGTGAGGTGTGTCACGGGGACGTCGAAGAAGCCCTGGATCTGGCCCTGGTGCAGGTCGATCGTGATGACCTGGTCCACGCCGGCGGCCTCGAGGAGGTTGGCCACGAGGCGCGCGGTGATGGGCTCGCGCGCGGCGGCCTTGCGGTCCTGGCGGGCGTAGCAGTAGTGGGGGAGCACGGCGGTGAACTTGGAGCAGGAGGCGCGCTTGGCGGCGTCCGTGGCGATGAGCGTCTCCATGAGGAGGTCGTTGACGTTCTCGCCGGCGAGCGACTGGATGAAGAAGACGTCGTCGCCGCGGACCGACTCGTCGTAGCGGGCGTAGATCTCCCCGTTGGCGAACTTCTCGATCTTGAGGCCCTGGAGCTCGAGGTGAAGGATGTCCGCGATCCTCTGGGAGAGCCCGGGGTTGCCCGTGCCGGTGTAGAGTTTGATCTCCTTCTTCAGAGGAATCGGTTCACACAGGTTCTCGTACATCTACGCGTTGTCCCTTCTCAGCCGGTCGAGTCGCTTGGCAGCGTACCCCTCTACTATGCGCTCCTCGTTGCGCTCAAGGGCGAGCGCGCCCGAGGGAACGTCGTGCGTGATGCAGGAGCTGGCGCCTACGAGCGCGCCGTCGCCGATGGTGACGGGGGCGACCATCATGGTGTCGGAGCCCACGAAGACGTCGTTGCCGATGGTGGTGCGGTGCTTGTGGACGCCGTCGTAGTTGCAGGTGATGGAGCCCGCGCCGATGTTGACGCCCGAGCCCATGGTGGTGTCGCCGATGTAGGAGAGGTGGGGGACCTTGGAGCCCACGCCGATGGTGGAGTTCTTGATCTCGACGTGCGTGCCCACGTGGGCACGGTCGAGCAGGTGCGCCCCGGGGCGCAGGTAGGCGCGCGGCCCCACGGTGACGTTCTTCTCGATGGTGGCCTGGATGCCCACGGTCTCCTCGACGGAGCTGCCGTCGCCCACCGAGCAGTCGGTGAGGCGGGTGTTGGGGCCCACGACGCAGCCCTCTCCCACGTGGGTCTGGCCCCAGAGCATGGTCTGGGGGAGGAGCTCGGTGTCGCGCCCCACGGTGGCGTCGGGCCCCACCCAGACGAGCGAGGGGTCGAGCATGGTGACGCCCTCGGCCATGAGGCGCTCGTTCGTGCGATCGCGCGCGATGCAGGAGAGCTGGGCGAGCTGGGCGCGCGAGTTCACGCCGAGAAGCTCGTTGGTGTCGGTGGCCTCGATGGCGCTCACGCGCTCGCCGTGTGCCTGCAGGATCTCGACCATGTCGGTGAGGTAGAGCTCGTGCTGGGCGTTGGCGCAGGAGAGCTCGCTGATGTGCGCGGCGAGGGTGGCGGCGTCGAACGCATAGAAGCCGGGGTTGCAGGAGCGTAGGTTCCGGTCCTGCTCGGGGCTGCAGTCCTTCTGCTCGATGATGCGCGCGACGGAGCCGTCCGCAGCAAACTCGAGGCGACCGTAGCCGGTGGGGTCCTCGGGAACCCAGGTGAGCATGGCCTCTGCGGCACCCTCGCGCTCGACGGAGTCAGCGAGGCGTCGGATGGTGTCGGGCTCCACGAGGGGTGCGTCGCCGTAGAGAACGACGAGTGTCCCCTGCGTGAGGTGCGCCTCCCCGAGGGCGACCTTCACGGCGTGGCCGGTGCCCCGGCGCTCGGCCTGCTCGACGAACTCGATGTCCTTCTCGGCGGCAAGACAGTCGCGCACCTCAGAGGCACCATGGCCCACGACCACGACGATGCGCTCGGCGCCGGCCGCGCGCGCGGCGCGCGTGACCCACGAGACGAGCGGACGGTCGAGGAGATTATGAGTGACCTTGGGGTGGCGGGACTTCATGCGCGTTCCCTCGCCGGCAGCGAGGATAATCGCGGTCATGGGCATTGGTGTGATCCTCCAATAACGTATGTCCCAGCAGGAATCACCCTCATACTAGCGCACGGGACGCCCGCTCTAGGAGAGGAGCCGCCCCTTCCTTCAGATTACCTCGGTTCCCGTCGCCTGGCAGCGCTGAACCAGATCGGCGCTCAGCTGCCCATCCGAGACGATGGCGTCGACGTCCTCGAGGTCGCAGACGGTAAACGTGCTGCGCCGCCCGAGCTTCGAGGTGTCCATGAGCATGATGACCTGCTCGGCCTGGTGGATGCAGGCCTGCTTGAGCTCGCACTCCTCGTCGGAGCCACAGTAGAAGGTCCCGCTCTCGCTCACGCTGGTGACGCCAATGAAGGCCTGGTCGAAGACGAGTGAGTTGATGCTGCGGATGGTGCTGCTGCCCGACAGGCTCATGCTGTAGCGGTTGAGGTGGCCGCCCGGGACGATGACGCTCGGCTTCTCGAGGCGCGCGAGCTCAGAGAGGCACGAGATGCCCGTCGTGAAGACGATGAGCCTCTCGTCCGGGAGCGCGCCGGCCAAAGCCGTGGTCGTGCTGCCCGAGTCGAGGAAGATCGTGGTGTCAGAGCGTACGAGCGAGGCGGCCTTCTCGGCGATGGCGATCTTTGCGGTGACGTTGCGCGTCTGTCGTGCGGCAAGAAGGTCGTCGGTTCCCACGGCGTAGCCCACCGAGCGCGCGCCGCCATGCACGCGGATGAGGCGGCGCTCGTCGTCGAGGGCCTTGAGGTCGGTGCGCAGCGTCATCTCGGAGACGTCGGGCAGCTCATGCTTTATCTGCGCAAACGTCACGCTGCCCTCCGTGTTGGTGAGCAGGACGATTTTCTCGCGACGCTCGTTCATGTCCAGGCTCATGGGGTCGTCCTTTCAGGCAAAAGGGAGGCTGCTCCCATCGTCGCACAAATGCGGGGTCTGCGCGCCGGCAGAGTGGCAGGACAACTCCCCATTCCACGAAGGCGAGGGGAGCGTCCCATCGAGCGTGCGGGACGATCCCCTCGCCTGAGGCCCTGTGGTGCGGGGTGAAGCCTTACCCCTCGTCGGGCCAGTTGGAGAGAAGGAAGCGCTCGGCCTCCGGATTCCACAGCCCGTTGTGGGCGTCGACGATGTCGGCGAGCGTGGTGAAGCGCTCGTCTCCGGTCTTCTCACCCTGGGCGCGCAGCTCGTCCAGGGCGATGAGCGGCAGCGTGATGTGGGTGTAGATGAGCTTCTTGCCTCCGGGGATCTTGGGCAGGGTCAGCGTGGCGTCGGGTGCCGCGTCGAGGCCGCCGATGTGGGTCACCATGACGGCGGGGTCGAGGCGCCCGTCCGCCGTGAGCTCGAGCGACTCGATCATGTCGTCGGTGTTGCCCCCGGTGGTGCCCATGACGTGCGTTGAGTTGTAGTGCACGTCATAGAAGTTCATAGGTGCCGAGAAGTTCTTGTCGGTGGGGCCGGCAAAGAAGTTGAGGCAGCCGTCGCGCCCGAGGATCGCGCTGCACAGCGTCACGACGGGTGCGACGGGAGCGTAGCAGAGCACGTCGTCGTAGCCCTTCCCGTCCGTGATGGCCCGCAGGAGGCCGGCAGGGTCGTCCGTCTCGCCGGTGTTCGCGAAGTGCACCTCGACGCCCTCCTCGGCCTTGATGGTGGCGGGGTCGAAGAGCTGGGCGGCGCGGTCGAGGCGCTCCTGGTTGATGTCGGCAACGGTCAAGATGGCCGGCTTGCGGCCGCAGTGAAGCGCATAGGTGATCGCGCCCAGGCCCATGGGAGCCATGATCATGGGCCCGCTCGCTGGTTGGCTTATCAAGCGTTGGGACGCGTGGGCCAAGACCTGGACACCCGCCGGCTTCGAGATGCTCGTGGACAACTTCTCGCTTGGCATCATCGGTCTCCTGCTGACCATCTTTAGCTTCTTTGCCGTGGGACCCTTCATGGGAGCGATCCTTACCGTCCTCATGGCGGGCGCGCAGATCCTTGCCGAGCACGGCCTGATGCCGCTTCTGGCCGTCTTCATTGAGCCCGCCAAGGTGCTCTTCCTCAACAATGCCATCAATCACGGCATCTTCAGCCCCATCGGCATGCAGCAGGTCGAGGAGGCCGGCCGCTCGATCATGTACATGCTCGAGGCCAACCCCGGCCCCGGCTTGGGCGTTCTTCTTGCCTATGCCCTCTTTTGCAAGGACGACAGCACGAGGCAGTCTGCCCCCGGTGCCATAATCATTCACTTCTTTGGGGGCATCCACGAGATCTACTTCCCCTACGTGCTCATGAACCCCAAGGTCATCATCGCCCCCATCGTGGGCAACGCCTGCGCCATCCTGTGGTTCTCCCTGACGGGATGCGGCCTCGTCGCCCCGGCGTCTCCCGGCTCGATCATCTCGTTCATCGCGATGTGCCCGGCCGACAAGATCGTGTTCACGCTCATCGGCGTGGCCATCGCCGCCGGCGTCTCCTTCGTCATCGCCATGCCGATCGTGCGCACGGCCGACGTGAAGATCGAGGGTACGGACGAGGCGGGCTTTGAGCTTCCCCGGACCACCGTCGATCCCACGGCCGTTCTTGCGGGCGTCTCCACCGTCGTGTTCGCCTGTGACGCGGGCATGGGCTCCTCCGCCATGGGCGCCACCCGCTTTGGCAAGCGCATCCAGCAGCTGAGACCTGACATCACGGTCGTGCACAGCTCCGTCGACGAGGTCCCCTCCAACGCGGATGTGGTCGTGTGCCAGAAGGCCCTTGCCGAGCGCGCCCGTCAGAGCTCTCCCGCGAACGCTCAGATCGTCGTCATCAACAACTTCATGAAGGACCCCGCGCTTGACGCGCTGGAGTCCCAGCTTACCGTTAACGTGGCCGAGCAGCCCGCCGCCAAGGCGGCAACCGAGGCAGCCTCCGCAGCCATTGCCACAGACGTCAAGGTCGCCGACAAGGTCATGGTCCCCGAGGGAGTCCGCCTTGGCCTGACGGGCACCGATCGCGAGGAGGCCGTGCGCGCCTGTGGCCAGGTCCTCGTCGAGCAGGGATGCGTCGACGAGGAGTATGTGGAGGCCATGGTCGAGCGCGACCGCGAGGTCTCGGTCTACATCGGCAACGGCGTCGCCATCCCGCACGGCACGAACGAGGCCAAGCGCCACATCAAGAGGACGGGTGTGGTGGCCCTGCAGTACCCGAACGGCATCAAGTTCGCGGACGGAACCGCCTACGTCCTCTTTGGCATTGCCGGCCTGGGCGACGAGCACCTGGAAATCCTTGCCAAGATCGCAAGTGCCTGCGGGGACGAGAAAATGGCCTCCGCACTGAGCACCTCGACGAGCGTCGATGATTTCCTGAGGATCCTGAACTAGAGGAAACCGCGTGAGGCCCCGTCGCGAGATGACGCACGCGGCGGGGCCTTTTTCATGAGAATGCATGCTGAGACGTCGCGCCGTTTGCGAGATGGCAGGGGTAGTAGGATTCGAACCCACATTCCGGGCACCAAAAACCCGTGTCCTAGCCATTGGACGATACCCCTGTGTGCCGTGCGACAGCAGGATTGTAACAGAGGCAGAGGCTATGTCTCGTCTCGCGTCTCGAGACTCGTGCTGAGCAGGGCGTCTACGAGCTCGACGTCTTGGGGGTCGTGCGAGCCAAGGGGAAGGCCGCAAGCCTCGAAGAAGTGGCTGCCCGCGAACTGGCGGGCGCGGAAGGACTCGTGAGCGCCGTCATCGAGATAGCGGACGCGACTTCGGCAGTCCGTGGTCCCGCAGAAGAGGATGCCGCGCGTGCGTACGTAGGACAGATAGATCTCATCGTCGCTCCAGAGCAGGGCACCTGCGAGCCCCTCGAGCTCGTAAGCCACGGCATAGCCCTGCCAGGTAATGGTGCGCAGACGTGCGTAGCGATCGAGCAGGGAGGCCATGCGGGTCACGCGGTGCAGCGTGGAGTGCGCGTCGACGAGAAGCGCATCGTCTGTCACATGGAGCCTGAGCCCCCGAAGCTTCTCAAGGGCAGCCGTTCGCTGCGCCCCCTCGAGAAGTACGGCGGGAATGGAGAGCTTGAGAGAGTCGTCCGAGAAGAGCTCCAGAGCCGAATGGGCCTCGGGAGAGCTGAAGGCGGGCGAGGCGCGCAGGATGAGCGAGTCGTGCGCGTGCTGGACGTGGCACTCCATACCCTGCTGAGAGAAGCTCTCTCGCATGGCGTCGGCCCGCTCGTTTTCTGCGGCCCTCGAGGAGGAGAGGATCTCGCGGGGCTGTCCCATGCGAAGGAGATAGAGATCGAAGAGGGGGACGGGACGTTCGACCGCATCGAGGGACGTGGGATAGTAGACCGTCCTGCGAAAGAACTCCGAGACGGCCCGCCTGCGTCCCGCGGCCTTTTCGTAGAGTTCCACGAGGGTGCCTCCCGTGGCGGGTCCCGAGGTGGAACCCTCTCGAATCCCCACGATTCCATCGGCCACGTAGGGAGGAAAGTCTCCCTCCTCGACGCGAATCACGGCGACGCCTCGCCCGTCGTCCGTGGGGTCTGCGAGGAAGCGCACGTCGAAGCGGGGGACGGGGGAGACATGCCTGCGACAGAGCTCGCCAATGGTCTGGCTGAGGTCTGCGGAGGGGCGGGAGAAGGGGCAGACGGACTTGTCGGCGTCAGCGATGCCGATGACGATCCATCCGCCGCGCGAGTTGGAGAACGAGGCGATGATCTTGGGAATCTTGCGCCGTACCGAGGCCGTCCAGGCGACCTTGAACTCGAGCGCAAAGCCCTCCTCGGCATCCCGCAGCTGGGAGAGATCCTCCCGGCGCACCTCGGCGAGCTCCTTGGGGGCTTCGCCTGCGTCATGAAACGGGCTGAACATGTCTGTGTCCTTCCGCGACTCGGCCTTTGGACATGAGAGCCGAGGGGCCTTGCTACAGCTCCAGACGGTCGAAGGCGACGCAGATGGCGTCGAGCAGCAGCACCGCGAAGGTCTGTGCGTCGTTCATCGTGAAGGCCGCCTTGCCTACGGGCAGCTCGACGCGGGCGGCGCGCGGATTGGTCGAGGAGCTCTGAATGGCGGTCTGCAGCCTCAGCGGGAGCGTGTCGGTGTCGTCGAGCGCAACGTTGCCCACGCCGGCAGCCTCGCCTGCGGGCAGCGGGGTGGACGAGAGCACGATGAGCGCGCGCGTCTCGGCGCTAGCGTCGGCGGGAGCGTCCACGAGCTCGATGCCGCAGTTCTCGACCGTGGCGTGGGCGAGGTTCCAGATGCGCCCGGCGACGTTGCGTGAGATGGGGTCGCTGGCGGTGATGGCGATGCCGGCGTCCTCGAGCACGCTGGCGGCGCGGGCGAACCCGATGCCACCCTGGGGATGCGGTCCCGCGGCGGGCTTTCCGGCCCAGACGTGGCGCAGCCGCTCGATGGCATCGAAGGTGTCGGGGAAGGCCATGCCGTCCGCGAGCGCGCCGACGCTCTCCTGGAAGAGCTTCACGGCCGCCTCGGTGTGGACGCCGTAGACGCCGTCGGACTCACCGCAGGAGAACCCCAGGATGTTGAGGCGCTCCTGCAGCTGATGGACGTCGTTGCCGTGAAAGTTGGGAAGGCGCAGGTAGAGTGTGCGGTCTCCCAGCTGGTAGCACTCGTCGACGAGCGTGGCCCACGTTGGTGCGTCCACGACCTCGCCGAGCGGGAGGTCGTGGTCAAGGCGAAAGCGCGCCACGGCCGTGGCGGTGGAGTGGCCGAAGAGCTTCTCGGCGCGCTCGTGTGCGTCCATCTTGTAGCTCAGCGAGCCCAGGCGCTCCTGTATGTCCTCGACGGCAGCACCTGATGCCCCCTCGTGAATTACTTCCATGTTGCCTCTCCTGTAGTGGGTGGGGTGGGGGCGGACCTAGTCCGCGCGCTCCACGAAGAAGTCTGCCATAGAGCAGAGCAGGCCGCACGCCTCAGCCGTGATGTGGCCTGCCTCGGCGAGCGCACGGGACTGCTCGGCGGCGGCGTCGGCGCGCTCACGGGCGAGCGCGCGGCACCGCCCGAGGCCACCGCCGCGCCCGATGAGATCGACGGCACGTGCGAGCTCTTCCGCGCTCGTGGTCTGGCTGCCGAGAAGCGCCACGAGCTCCGCGCGCTCGGAGCTCGCCAGATGCTCGAGCGCCCAGACGACGGCGAGCGTGCGCTTGCCCTCGGTGACGTCCGAGCGGAAGTCCTTGCCCTGGATTTGGGGGTCACCGACCAGATTGAGCAGGTCATCGGTCAGCTGGAAGGCCGCCCCCGCCG
This is a stretch of genomic DNA from Thermophilibacter immobilis. It encodes these proteins:
- a CDS encoding AlbA family DNA-binding domain-containing protein → MFSPFHDAGEAPKELAEVRREDLSQLRDAEEGFALEFKVAWTASVRRKIPKIIASFSNSRGGWIVIGIADADKSVCPFSRPSADLSQTIGELCRRHVSPVPRFDVRFLADPTDDGRGVAVIRVEEGDFPPYVADGIVGIREGSTSGPATGGTLVELYEKAAGRRRAVSEFFRRTVYYPTSLDAVERPVPLFDLYLLRMGQPREILSSSRAAENERADAMRESFSQQGMECHVQHAHDSLILRASPAFSSPEAHSALELFSDDSLKLSIPAVLLEGAQRTAALEKLRGLRLHVTDDALLVDAHSTLHRVTRMASLLDRYARLRTITWQGYAVAYELEGLAGALLWSDDEIYLSYVRTRGILFCGTTDCRSRVRYLDDGAHESFRARQFAGSHFFEACGLPLGSHDPQDVELVDALLSTSLETRDET
- a CDS encoding peptidoglycan-binding domain-containing protein, whose amino-acid sequence is MEVIHEGASGAAVEDIQERLGSLSYKMDAHERAEKLFGHSTATAVARFRLDHDLPLGEVVDAPTWATLVDECYQLGDRTLYLRLPNFHGNDVHQLQERLNILGFSCGESDGVYGVHTEAAVKLFQESVGALADGMAFPDTFDAIERLRHVWAGKPAAGPHPQGGIGFARAASVLEDAGIAITASDPISRNVAGRIWNLAHATVENCGIELVDAPADASAETRALIVLSSTPLPAGEAAGVGNVALDDTDTLPLRLQTAIQSSSTNPRAARVELPVGKAAFTMNDAQTFAVLLLDAICVAFDRLEL